One Luteitalea sp. genomic window carries:
- the amt gene encoding ammonium transporter, with translation MSGRAISLPGERERGQGVMMHTDRRQISDRRRPRLALALLGMGMVFAIPGAAWAQEAAEAAETVWTTDVAVDTLWVLVAGFLVFFMNTGFGCVEAGFCRAKNAVNILAKNFVVFGISSIAFWLVGWSLMFGDGTSWFGTSGWMLLGADNSPVTGDAYQGVYSSINWTGVPLFAKFFFQLVFAGTAATIVSGCVAERIHYRAFMIFAFVLVAIGYPVTGHWIWGGGWLAELGMWDFAGSTVVHSVGGWAGLAGILLLGPRIGKYRDGRVHPIPGHSMALAFLGGMILWLGWFGFNPGSTMGISGEGAAAVSHIVVTTNIACAAGLLAATITAWAVLGKPDFSMTINGALAGLVAITAPCAFVSVGASLIIGLIAGVLVVLSVMGFDKARIDDPVGALSVHLTNGVWGTLAVGLFATTAAPGGIDRNGLFTGGGFGLLGSQIVGVVAVGVFTLALSLVVWGVLKALGGIRVDPQGEMQGLDVTEMGMEAYPGDSIAHV, from the coding sequence ATGAGTGGTCGCGCGATTTCATTACCAGGCGAAAGAGAGCGAGGACAGGGAGTCATGATGCACACCGATCGACGACAGATTTCGGACCGGCGTCGGCCGCGTTTAGCGTTGGCCTTGCTCGGCATGGGTATGGTGTTTGCCATCCCTGGCGCCGCATGGGCGCAGGAAGCGGCGGAGGCGGCCGAGACAGTGTGGACGACCGACGTGGCGGTCGACACGCTGTGGGTCCTCGTCGCCGGATTCCTGGTGTTCTTCATGAACACCGGATTCGGCTGCGTGGAGGCCGGATTCTGTCGGGCCAAGAACGCCGTCAACATCCTGGCCAAGAACTTCGTGGTGTTCGGCATCTCGTCCATCGCGTTCTGGCTCGTCGGCTGGTCGCTCATGTTCGGCGATGGCACGTCCTGGTTCGGCACGTCCGGATGGATGCTGCTGGGTGCGGACAACAGCCCCGTGACCGGCGACGCGTACCAGGGCGTCTATTCGTCCATCAATTGGACCGGTGTGCCGCTGTTTGCGAAATTCTTCTTCCAGCTCGTCTTCGCCGGGACCGCGGCCACGATCGTCTCGGGCTGCGTCGCTGAGCGGATCCACTACCGAGCCTTCATGATCTTCGCGTTCGTCCTCGTGGCCATCGGCTATCCGGTGACCGGCCACTGGATCTGGGGCGGCGGCTGGCTCGCCGAGCTCGGCATGTGGGACTTCGCCGGGTCGACGGTCGTGCACTCGGTCGGCGGCTGGGCCGGGCTCGCCGGTATTCTGCTGCTCGGCCCGCGAATCGGGAAGTACCGGGACGGCCGCGTGCACCCGATTCCAGGGCACAGTATGGCGCTCGCGTTCCTGGGCGGCATGATCCTCTGGCTCGGATGGTTCGGGTTCAATCCAGGCAGCACGATGGGCATCTCAGGCGAAGGTGCCGCTGCGGTCTCACACATCGTGGTCACCACCAACATCGCGTGCGCGGCCGGTCTGCTGGCGGCCACCATCACCGCGTGGGCGGTGCTCGGCAAGCCGGACTTCAGCATGACGATCAACGGCGCGCTGGCCGGACTGGTTGCCATCACGGCACCGTGCGCGTTCGTCTCGGTCGGGGCGTCGCTCATCATCGGGCTGATCGCCGGCGTGCTCGTGGTTCTGAGCGTGATGGGCTTCGACAAGGCTCGGATTGACGACCCGGTCGGCGCGCTGTCGGTCCACTTGACCAACGGGGTGTGGGGCACGCTCGCGGTCGGGCTGTTTGCCACCACGGCGGCGCCTGGCGGCATCGACCGCAATGGCCTGTTCACCGGCGGCGGTTTCGGTTTGCTCGGGAGCCAAATCGTCGGCGTGGTGGCCGTTGGAGTCTTCACCCTGGCACTCTCGCTCGTGGTCTGGGGAGTGCTGAAAGCGCTGGGCGGGATCCGCGTGGATCCTCAGGGCGAAATGCAAGGCCTCGACGTCACCGAGATGGGGATGGAGGCCTACCCGGGCGATTCGATTGCCCACGTCTAG
- a CDS encoding DUF3240 domain-containing protein, which produces MKLITAIIKPHMLDDVRDALHGVGVEGLTVTEVKGFGRQKGHTEIYRGAEYSVAFVPKTKVEIVAADERVEQIVDAITTAARTGTIGDGKIFICNVEQAVRIRTGEAGTEAL; this is translated from the coding sequence ATGAAACTGATCACTGCCATCATCAAGCCCCACATGCTGGACGACGTCCGCGACGCGCTGCACGGCGTGGGTGTCGAGGGGCTCACCGTCACCGAGGTCAAGGGCTTCGGCCGCCAAAAGGGACACACCGAGATCTACCGGGGCGCCGAGTACTCCGTCGCCTTCGTCCCGAAGACCAAAGTGGAGATCGTCGCCGCAGACGAGCGCGTGGAGCAGATTGTCGACGCGATCACCACAGCGGCACGGACGGGAACCATTGGTGACGGGAAGATCTTCATCTGCAACGTGGAGCAAGCCGTGCGCATCCGGACCGGTGAGGCAGGGACCGAGGCCCTCTGA
- a CDS encoding DUF2264 domain-containing protein encodes MDRRAFLGWAGGLAGVAGFPREIDDTPAFRVDGRRDVPRYSSSATSASGAADRQRWIELLTRLADPVLTNLAEGRLKERMPVEAAPETVDERRLFTHLEAVGRLLAGLAPWIELGDDGSEEGRLRGKYAELARRAIAVGTDPASPDALDFTNGGQALVDAAFLAHATLRAPRALNDGLDTATRERLVAALGAARVHLPGFNNWLLFSATLEAALCRMGADWDRMRVDYALRQHEQWYVGDGLYSDGPNFKWDYYNSYVIQPMLIDILASCGKESSQWLPFREPVLRRARRYAGVLERLIAADGSFPAIGRSIAYRCGAFQLLAQMALRRELPWPMPPAQARTALTAVIRRTLEAPGTFDDDGWLTIGLCGHQPEIGETYMSTGSLYLCATAFLPLGLPPSDEFWTAPPQPWTSQLAWSGQPVRGDHALQPT; translated from the coding sequence ATGGATCGACGCGCATTCCTCGGGTGGGCAGGCGGCCTGGCCGGCGTTGCCGGCTTCCCCCGCGAGATCGACGACACTCCGGCGTTTCGCGTCGACGGTCGACGCGACGTTCCCAGATACAGCTCCAGTGCGACATCTGCGAGCGGCGCCGCGGATCGACAGCGCTGGATCGAGCTCCTCACGCGGCTGGCGGATCCGGTGCTCACCAACCTCGCGGAGGGGCGGCTGAAAGAGCGCATGCCGGTCGAGGCAGCGCCGGAGACCGTCGACGAGCGCCGGCTCTTCACCCACCTGGAAGCCGTGGGACGTCTTCTCGCCGGTCTCGCACCCTGGATTGAGCTGGGAGACGATGGCAGTGAAGAAGGACGGTTGCGTGGGAAGTACGCAGAGCTGGCGCGCCGAGCGATTGCCGTCGGCACCGATCCGGCGTCGCCGGACGCCCTCGATTTCACCAACGGTGGCCAGGCGCTGGTCGATGCTGCCTTTCTCGCGCACGCCACGCTACGCGCCCCACGCGCGCTGAACGACGGGCTCGATACGGCGACGCGCGAGCGACTCGTGGCGGCGTTGGGCGCCGCCCGCGTGCACCTGCCCGGGTTCAACAACTGGCTGTTGTTCTCCGCGACGCTCGAGGCAGCGCTGTGCAGAATGGGTGCGGATTGGGACCGGATGCGCGTCGACTACGCGCTCCGCCAGCACGAGCAGTGGTACGTCGGGGATGGGCTGTACAGTGACGGTCCCAACTTCAAGTGGGACTACTACAACAGCTACGTCATTCAGCCGATGCTCATCGACATCCTCGCATCGTGTGGCAAGGAAAGTAGCCAATGGCTGCCGTTTCGCGAGCCGGTGCTCCGTCGCGCCCGCCGGTACGCCGGCGTCCTCGAGCGGCTGATCGCGGCCGATGGGTCGTTTCCGGCCATCGGACGCTCGATCGCATACCGCTGTGGCGCATTCCAGCTCTTGGCGCAAATGGCGCTCAGGCGCGAGCTCCCGTGGCCGATGCCGCCCGCGCAGGCGCGCACCGCGCTCACGGCTGTCATTCGGCGCACGCTCGAAGCGCCCGGGACGTTCGATGACGACGGCTGGCTCACGATTGGTCTCTGCGGGCACCAGCCGGAGATCGGCGAGACGTATATGTCCACGGGCAGTCTGTACCTGTGTGCCACGGCGTTCCTGCCGCTTGGCCTGCCTCCATCCGACGAGTTCTGGACGGCACCGCCGCAGCCCTGGACCTCCCAGCTTGCCTGGTCCGGCCAGCCGGTTCGCGGCGATCACGCGTTGCAGCCCACATAA
- a CDS encoding isochorismatase family protein encodes MSDESHAALLIVDVQNDFCEGGALAVSRGDTVVPVLNGWIDYARAKGWPVYASRDWHPPRTSHFAAYGGPWPVHCVQNTAGAAFHPDLALPETVLVISKGQDAESHGYSAFEGTTHDGTDFLTDLRRRAVTHLYVGGLATDYCVKNSVTDARRHGLEVDVIRDAVAAVGVKPGDAEAAIDAMQHAGARVASSEALMKEVRGSR; translated from the coding sequence ATGAGCGACGAATCTCACGCTGCGCTGTTGATCGTCGACGTGCAGAACGACTTTTGTGAGGGAGGGGCACTCGCCGTATCGCGGGGAGACACCGTCGTTCCTGTGTTGAATGGATGGATCGACTACGCTCGGGCAAAGGGCTGGCCGGTGTATGCGTCGCGTGACTGGCATCCGCCGCGCACCAGCCACTTCGCCGCATACGGCGGCCCATGGCCAGTGCACTGTGTGCAGAATACGGCTGGCGCGGCGTTCCATCCGGATCTCGCGCTCCCCGAGACCGTGCTCGTCATCAGCAAAGGACAAGATGCGGAGAGCCACGGCTACTCGGCGTTCGAGGGAACCACACATGACGGGACCGATTTCCTGACCGATCTGCGGCGGCGCGCCGTCACGCATCTCTACGTCGGCGGCCTGGCAACCGACTACTGTGTGAAGAACAGCGTCACCGACGCACGGCGGCACGGCCTCGAGGTGGACGTGATTCGCGACGCGGTGGCGGCGGTTGGCGTGAAGCCTGGAGACGCCGAGGCAGCCATCGACGCGATGCAGCACGCCGGCGCGCGGGTCGCCTCCTCCGAGGCATTGATGAAGGAGGTACGAGGTTCGAGGTAA
- a CDS encoding nicotinate phosphoribosyltransferase, whose protein sequence is MRVSALVSDLYELTMTAGYHASGQARATFELFVRELPPTRSFLIAAGIDQALEYLEPLAFAQDEIAYLRSVPALGNAPASFFDDYLARFRFTGEVWAVAEGTLVFAQQPLLRVTAPVGEAQIVETALLSIVGFQTSVASKAARVVAAAEGRPVVEFGSRRAHGPEAARYAARAAYLAGCASTSNVEAGFLFGIPVSGTMAHSWVMSFASELDAFRTFASVHGPDSVFIIDTYDPLVAVGRIVDAGLRPSGVRLDSGDLVALSRAVRQALDAGGLRETRVFASGDLDEHRVAALLAAQAPIDAFGVGTAVSTSSDAPALGAVYKLIEIERQGVPAPAMKLSPGKRLYPGRKQIWRLVEDGVMRRDVVATADEAGPPGATPLLTCVMRGGRRLDVRASLAALRDRSAAEQLRLPPRVRQLRDGDRYPVAMSEGLERLADEVAGRIQ, encoded by the coding sequence ATGCGGGTGAGTGCTCTCGTTAGCGATCTGTACGAGCTCACGATGACGGCTGGCTACCACGCGTCTGGCCAGGCGCGTGCCACCTTCGAGCTGTTCGTGCGTGAGCTCCCGCCGACAAGGTCTTTTCTCATCGCGGCCGGGATCGATCAAGCCCTCGAGTACCTCGAGCCGCTGGCGTTCGCCCAGGATGAGATCGCGTACTTGCGCTCGGTACCGGCGCTCGGCAACGCACCGGCGTCGTTCTTCGACGACTACTTGGCGCGGTTTCGTTTCACTGGTGAGGTATGGGCCGTCGCGGAGGGAACGCTGGTGTTTGCGCAGCAACCGCTGCTGCGTGTGACCGCACCCGTCGGCGAGGCCCAAATCGTCGAAACGGCGCTCCTCAGTATTGTCGGATTCCAAACATCGGTTGCCAGCAAAGCCGCGCGGGTGGTCGCGGCGGCCGAGGGGCGGCCCGTGGTCGAGTTCGGCAGCCGCCGCGCGCATGGACCGGAGGCGGCTCGCTACGCGGCGCGCGCTGCGTATCTGGCTGGCTGCGCCTCGACGTCGAATGTCGAAGCCGGCTTCCTCTTCGGCATCCCGGTCTCGGGGACGATGGCGCACTCCTGGGTGATGTCGTTTGCTTCCGAGCTCGATGCGTTTCGGACGTTTGCATCGGTGCACGGACCGGATAGCGTGTTCATCATCGACACCTACGATCCGCTGGTGGCGGTCGGCCGCATCGTCGACGCTGGGCTGCGTCCGTCCGGCGTGCGGCTCGATAGCGGAGATCTCGTGGCGCTGAGCCGTGCTGTCCGCCAGGCGCTCGATGCTGGCGGTCTTCGTGAAACGCGTGTGTTCGCGAGCGGCGACCTCGATGAGCACCGCGTGGCAGCCCTCCTTGCCGCCCAGGCGCCCATCGATGCGTTTGGGGTCGGCACGGCCGTGAGCACGTCGAGTGACGCCCCCGCGCTCGGTGCCGTCTACAAGCTGATCGAGATCGAGCGGCAGGGCGTGCCGGCGCCCGCCATGAAGCTGAGCCCAGGCAAGCGCCTCTATCCTGGGCGCAAACAGATCTGGCGTCTCGTCGAGGATGGCGTGATGCGGCGCGACGTTGTCGCCACGGCCGACGAAGCCGGTCCTCCAGGCGCCACGCCGCTTCTCACGTGCGTCATGCGTGGCGGACGCCGACTCGACGTGCGCGCCTCGCTCGCGGCCCTGCGCGATCGGTCGGCCGCCGAGCAGCTGCGCCTTCCGCCGCGCGTGCGGCAGCTCCGCGACGGCGACCGGTACCCGGTGGCGATGAGTGAGGGGCTCGAGCGCCTCGCCGACGAAGTTGCGGGACGAATACAGTGA
- a CDS encoding glycoside hydrolase family 15 protein, which yields MHTTHTLDAFKPIEDYGIIGNMRTVALVGRDGSIDWLCWPFFDSPTVCAALLDPARGGSFRIYTDHDSVTRQFYWPDTNVLVTRFLSPQGVGEVVDFMPVNVAEDHPFRRAIIRRVRCSRGEIRFRLECRLMFDYAREVPECELVQDGARFSGRRLRLALCGPVPLVRDGSGVAAEFVLQEGEEHVFVLYELRDDRPLLSCLAHEEGEALFRETVQFWRRWLERCTYTGRWRETVYRSALALKLLTFEPTGALIAAPTCSLPEHIGGERNWDYRYVWVRDAAFTLYALIRIGFTSEAADFMGWIEARCHEATNVGLQTMYSIDGRPYLPEVTLDHLAGYRGSRPVRIGNGASEQLQLDIYGELLDAVYLFNKYGRPISTDLWRAVSRLVDWVVENWAEDDESIWEVRGGRKPFVYSKLMCWVALDRAVRLADKRSLPSNRTVWLAERDKLFLEIMERGWSQQRNAFVQYYGSDDLDAATLLMPLVFFVSPSDPRMLRTIDAVMKPLHEGGLMSSSAVYRYDPRTGVDGLRGHEGSFNMCTFWLVEALTRAGQFDGQRLEEARLLFEQMLGYANHLGLYAEQTGPSGEALGNFPQAFTHLALISAAFNLDRALGRKG from the coding sequence ATGCACACAACCCATACCTTGGACGCGTTCAAGCCTATCGAGGACTACGGCATCATCGGCAACATGCGCACGGTCGCGCTCGTTGGTCGCGACGGATCGATCGATTGGCTTTGCTGGCCGTTCTTCGATTCGCCAACTGTCTGTGCCGCGCTGCTCGACCCAGCGCGTGGCGGTTCGTTCCGCATCTACACCGATCACGACAGCGTCACGAGGCAGTTCTACTGGCCGGACACGAACGTGCTCGTCACACGTTTTCTCTCACCGCAGGGTGTCGGTGAGGTCGTGGACTTCATGCCGGTCAATGTTGCCGAAGATCACCCGTTCCGGCGCGCGATCATCCGCCGCGTCCGCTGCTCGCGCGGCGAGATCCGCTTTCGGCTCGAGTGTCGCCTCATGTTCGACTACGCGCGCGAGGTCCCTGAGTGTGAGCTGGTCCAGGATGGCGCCCGGTTCAGCGGCCGTCGACTGCGTCTGGCGTTGTGTGGACCGGTGCCGCTCGTCCGCGACGGATCAGGCGTCGCGGCGGAGTTCGTGCTGCAGGAGGGGGAGGAGCACGTCTTCGTCCTCTACGAGCTCCGGGACGACAGGCCGCTGTTGTCATGCCTGGCGCATGAAGAGGGAGAGGCGCTCTTTCGCGAGACGGTGCAATTCTGGCGACGCTGGCTCGAACGCTGTACCTATACCGGCCGCTGGCGCGAGACGGTGTATCGCTCGGCACTCGCCTTGAAGCTGCTCACCTTCGAGCCAACCGGCGCGCTCATTGCCGCGCCAACCTGTAGCCTGCCCGAGCACATCGGCGGCGAGCGCAATTGGGACTATCGCTACGTCTGGGTCCGCGATGCGGCGTTCACCCTCTACGCGCTGATCCGGATCGGTTTCACCAGTGAAGCCGCAGACTTCATGGGCTGGATCGAAGCGCGATGTCACGAAGCCACCAACGTGGGCCTTCAAACGATGTACAGCATCGATGGCCGCCCGTATCTGCCGGAAGTGACGCTCGATCATCTCGCCGGCTACCGCGGCTCACGTCCCGTCCGCATTGGCAACGGCGCTTCGGAACAACTGCAGCTGGATATCTACGGTGAGCTGTTGGACGCCGTATATCTGTTCAACAAGTACGGTCGGCCGATCTCGACCGACCTCTGGCGCGCCGTTTCCCGCCTGGTCGACTGGGTCGTGGAGAACTGGGCCGAAGACGACGAGAGCATCTGGGAAGTGCGCGGTGGACGGAAGCCTTTCGTCTACTCGAAGCTTATGTGTTGGGTCGCGCTGGATCGCGCCGTCCGCCTGGCGGACAAGCGCTCACTCCCTTCCAACCGAACGGTGTGGCTCGCCGAGCGCGACAAGCTGTTCCTGGAGATCATGGAGCGCGGCTGGAGCCAGCAGCGCAACGCGTTCGTGCAGTACTATGGCTCCGACGACCTCGATGCAGCGACGCTGCTGATGCCGCTCGTGTTCTTCGTCTCGCCGAGCGATCCACGGATGCTGCGCACAATCGATGCGGTGATGAAGCCACTTCACGAGGGGGGCCTGATGTCGAGCAGCGCCGTCTATCGTTACGATCCGCGCACCGGCGTCGACGGCCTACGGGGCCACGAGGGCTCGTTCAACATGTGCACGTTTTGGTTGGTCGAGGCGCTGACGCGTGCAGGGCAGTTCGACGGCCAGCGTCTGGAGGAAGCGCGTCTCCTGTTCGAGCAGATGCTGGGCTACGCGAACCATCTCGGGCTCTACGCAGAACAGACGGGCCCGAGCGGTGAAGCCCTCGGCAACTTCCCACAGGCCTTTACGCACTTGGCCCTTATCAGCGCCGCGTTCAATCTCGATAGAGCTCTGGGGAGGAAGGGATAA
- the pdxH gene encoding pyridoxamine 5'-phosphate oxidase: MNDSDPLALFRHAFERAAAQAPFDHTACALATALSDGRPSVRVVLLHGLDERGFVFYTNYASRKARELDDNPRAALCFYWPWIDEQVRVEGVAARIAPDESDAYFVTRPRGSRLGAWASKQSQVLTSRDELLARLRETEARFPGEDVPRPSFWGGYRLTPDVIEFWKSEEFRLHDRVRYRRVEHGWQRERLYP; the protein is encoded by the coding sequence ATGAACGATTCAGATCCGCTCGCACTGTTCCGTCACGCCTTCGAGCGCGCCGCGGCACAGGCGCCGTTCGATCACACCGCGTGCGCGCTGGCGACCGCGTTGTCCGACGGCCGGCCTTCCGTCCGGGTGGTGCTCCTCCACGGCTTGGATGAGCGGGGCTTCGTCTTCTACACCAACTACGCGAGCCGCAAGGCGCGCGAGCTCGACGACAACCCGCGCGCGGCGCTGTGCTTCTACTGGCCCTGGATCGACGAGCAGGTTCGCGTCGAGGGTGTCGCGGCACGAATTGCGCCCGACGAATCGGACGCGTACTTCGTGACCCGTCCGCGCGGAAGCCGGCTTGGCGCGTGGGCGTCGAAGCAGAGCCAGGTGCTCACGTCGCGTGACGAGCTGCTGGCGCGCTTGCGCGAGACCGAGGCACGATTCCCTGGCGAAGACGTGCCGCGGCCATCGTTCTGGGGGGGATATCGCCTGACGCCAGACGTCATCGAGTTCTGGAAATCCGAGGAGTTTCGGCTGCACGATCGCGTTCGGTACCGGCGAGTCGAGCACGGTTGGCAACGCGAGCGACTCTATCCGTGA
- a CDS encoding ATP-binding cassette domain-containing protein: MIEVHDLTHRYGQLLALDGLSFRADPGEILGLLGPNGAGKSTTVRILTGMMKPTAGQARVAGFDVLAEPLAVKQRVGYVPESGALYEALTPDEYLSFVALLYHLEDRVATVRANELVQLFDLADVRAKRMVELSKGMKQKVLIAAALIHAPDVLVLDEPLTGLDANAALVVKQLLRGLAAQGRTVLFCSHILDVVERVCSRILILDKGRKVVEGTAPEIVKDAGRATLEEAFVALTETRDAGRVTADVLSTLSRSIRLD; encoded by the coding sequence ATGATCGAGGTCCATGATCTCACGCACCGTTACGGGCAGCTCCTGGCTCTCGACGGGCTCTCGTTCCGCGCCGATCCCGGTGAAATTCTCGGCCTGCTCGGCCCGAACGGCGCCGGAAAGTCGACCACGGTGCGCATCCTCACGGGCATGATGAAGCCAACCGCCGGGCAGGCACGGGTGGCGGGATTCGATGTGCTCGCCGAGCCGCTTGCGGTCAAGCAGCGCGTTGGCTACGTGCCGGAATCTGGCGCGTTGTACGAGGCGCTGACGCCAGACGAGTACCTGAGCTTCGTTGCGTTGCTCTATCACCTCGAAGATCGCGTCGCGACCGTTCGTGCCAACGAGCTGGTGCAGCTGTTCGATCTGGCCGACGTCCGAGCGAAGCGGATGGTGGAGCTCTCGAAGGGGATGAAGCAAAAGGTGCTGATTGCGGCCGCGCTCATTCATGCACCGGATGTCCTCGTTCTCGACGAGCCACTCACCGGGCTCGACGCGAACGCTGCGCTCGTCGTCAAGCAGCTCCTGCGTGGTTTGGCGGCGCAGGGACGGACCGTGCTCTTCTGTTCGCATATCCTCGACGTCGTGGAGCGCGTGTGCTCGCGGATCCTCATTCTCGACAAAGGACGGAAAGTCGTCGAGGGAACTGCCCCCGAGATCGTGAAAGACGCCGGCCGCGCGACGCTCGAAGAGGCGTTCGTGGCGCTCACCGAGACGCGCGATGCGGGCCGCGTGACTGCCGACGTGCTCAGCACGCTGTCGCGCTCCATTCGACTCGACTGA